Proteins encoded together in one uncultured Flavobacterium sp. window:
- a CDS encoding YceI family protein, whose amino-acid sequence MATTKWSIDPTHSEIGFKVKHMMFTNVSGKFGTYDATITTDGDNFENAAIEFSGDISSIDTANADRDGHLRSGDFFDAENHPKLAFKASSFKKIDAGDYELTGDLNIKGVSKSVKFPVEFSGTMTDPWGNTKVGLSIEGKINRKDWGLNWNSALETGGVLVGEEVRLNIELQFVKQA is encoded by the coding sequence ATGGCAACTACAAAATGGTCAATTGACCCAACACATTCAGAAATTGGTTTTAAAGTTAAACACATGATGTTTACAAATGTTTCAGGTAAATTTGGAACTTACGACGCAACAATTACTACAGACGGAGACAACTTCGAAAATGCTGCAATCGAATTTTCTGGTGATATCTCTTCTATTGACACTGCAAATGCAGACAGAGACGGACACTTAAGAAGCGGAGATTTCTTTGATGCTGAGAATCATCCAAAATTAGCTTTCAAAGCTTCATCTTTCAAAAAAATTGATGCTGGAGATTATGAATTAACTGGTGATTTAAACATCAAAGGGGTTTCAAAATCAGTGAAATTTCCTGTAGAGTTTAGCGGAACCATGACTGATCCTTGGGGAAATACAAAGGTAGGTTTAAGCATAGAAGGAAAAATTAATCGTAAAGATTGGGGTTTAAACTGGAACTCAGCTCTTGAGACTGGAGGCGTTTTAGTTGGAGAAGAGGTTCGTTTAAATATTGAATTACAATTTGTAAAACAAGCCTAA
- a CDS encoding (4Fe-4S)-binding protein, with the protein MNPNNLTKEYTNGEVTIVWQSGKCTHSTNCVKNNPDVFHPKEKPWILPEASTSDKIIDTVKKCPSGALTYYMNNKSKV; encoded by the coding sequence ATGAATCCAAATAACCTAACTAAAGAATATACAAATGGTGAAGTAACCATTGTATGGCAATCCGGAAAATGCACACATTCTACCAATTGCGTAAAAAATAATCCTGATGTTTTTCATCCAAAAGAAAAACCCTGGATTTTACCTGAAGCTTCAACTTCTGATAAAATCATTGACACAGTTAAAAAATGTCCTTCGGGAGCATTGACTTATTATATGAATAATAAAAGCAAAGTTTAA